One part of the Prunus persica cultivar Lovell chromosome G5, Prunus_persica_NCBIv2, whole genome shotgun sequence genome encodes these proteins:
- the LOC18775718 gene encoding sucrose-phosphatase 2, translating into MVLYGLCSISTNKAMNLLSNCVKIQNSVSQGAQPNQTHMNSRLNGSARLMLVSDLDYTMVDHDEPENLSLLRFNALWEANYRHDSLLVFSTGRSPITYKPLRNEKPLLTPDITIMSVGTEIMYGYGEAMVPDDGWKQHLNHKWDRDIVVEETNKFPQLTPQEEGEQRPHKVSFYVEKVVASEIMNVLSQRLEKRGLDVKIIYSSGIALDILPKGAGKGQALAYLLKKFKLEGKLPYNILVCGDSGNDAELFSLPEVYGVMVSNAKEELLQWYAENAHRNSNILHATERCAAGIIQAIGNFHLGPNVSPRDFKDFQKCKVKNFSPAHEVVKFYLFYERWRRAEVEKSEQYFQNLKSVFHPLAIFVHPLGVELPIHQCMDAMAKSYGDKQGKQFWTWVDRLSSVQIGSDTWLVKFDKWELNDDERQCSLTTVLMSSKSEVPDAYTWLHMHQTWFDGVELKEPERWVF; encoded by the exons ATGGTTCTGTACGGACTGTGTTCAATTTCAACCAACAAAGCGATGAATCTCTTGTCTAATTGTGTAAAAATACAGAACTCTGTGAGCCAAGGCGCCCAACCCAATCAAACCCACATGAACTCTCGTCTCAATGGCTCTGCTCGTCTCATGCTAGTCTCAGATCTTGATTACACCATG GTGGATCATGATGAGCCTGAAAATCTGTCTCTTCTGAGGTTCAACGCGCTGTGGGAAGCAAATTACCGCCATGATTCTCTGCTGGTATTTTCAACCGGAAGATCACCAATCACTTACAAACCATTGAGGAATGAGAAACCCTTGCTAACGCCTGATATAACAATCATGTCTGTGGGAACTGAGATTATGTATGGTTATGGTGAGGCTATGGTTCCTGATGATGGGTGGAAGCAACATCTGAATCACAAGTGGGATAGAGACATTGTTGTTGaggaaactaataaatttcCTCAACTTACTCCTCAG GAAGAGGGAGAGCAACGACCTCACAAGGTTAGCTTTTATGTAGAGAAGGTTGTGGCATCGGAGATAATGAATGTTTTATCACAACGGTTGGAGAAACGTGGG TTAGATGTGAAGATAATTTATAGCAGTGGGATTGCTTTGGACATTTTACCAAAAGGGGCGGGCAAAGGGCAAGCTCTTGCatatttgttgaagaaattcAAACTTGAGGGGAAGCTTCCCTACAACATTCTGGTTTGTGGTGACTCTGGAAATGATGCCGAACTATTCAGTCTTCCTGAAGTGTATGGTGTGATG GTCAGTAATGCAAAAGAAGAATTGTTGCAGTGGTATGCAGAAAATGCACACAGAAATTCCAATATACTTCATGCAACAGAGAGATGTGCAGCTGGGATAATACAAGCCATTGGAAATTTTCATCTGGGTCCAAATGTATCTCCAAGAGATTTCAAAGATTTCCAAAAGTGCAAAGTGAAGAATTTTAGTCCTGCACATGAGGTTGTAAAGTTCTATTTGTTTTATGAGAGATGGCGGCGTGCAGAAGTGGAGAAATCTGAGCAgtattttcaaaacttgaaatcAGTCTTT CACCCATTGGCTATCTTTGTCCATCCCTTGGGAGTTGAGCTACCTATCCACCAGTGCATGGATGCAATGGCAAAGTCGTATGGAGATAAGCAGGGAAAACAGTTTTGGACATGGGTGGATCGATTATCCTCAGTTCAAATTGGCTCAGACACATGGCTTGTGAAGTTTGATAAGTGGGAATTGAATG ATGATGAGCGGCAATGCTCTCTGACTACAGTCCTGATGAGTTCAAAG TCAGAGGTACCGGATGCTTATACTTGGCTGCACATGCATCAAACATGGTTCGATGGTGTAGAACTTAAAGAACCAGAAAGATGGGTATTCTAG